The genomic DNA ACTTCAAGCCCATCCCTTCGCCGGTTTTCCCCGTGGGCCACGAACCCGCGCCATCCGTTTACGATGAGGTAGCACCTGGGCATTACGTTCTGAAGCCGCTGGACTAGCCGATGCCCGGTCGGCTCTTACTCACCCGACCGGCGGAAGAGGTGGGCGCGGCCTTCGGGGTCGAGATGCCGAAAGGGCAGGGGCCTCGGGCCAACATCGCGCCCGGGCAAGAGATCGTGGTGTGGGACGGTGCGGCGCTGCGGCTGATGCGCTGGGGGATGATCCCGGTAGGCCGGGTGAACGCGCGGGGCCGCCCGGTGATGGAAACCATCGTTAACGCCCGCTCCGAGACGGTCTTTGCCAAATCCGCCTTCACCGGGGTGCGGCGCGGTGTCGTGCCCTGCGATGGCTGGTATGAGTGGACAGGCAAGGCGCGGCGCAAGCAACCGTGGCGGATTGCGCCAAAGGACGGCGGGCTTCTGGGCTTCGCGGCCATCTGGGATGTGTGGAAGGCCCCCAACGGGGCCGAGCTTGCAGAGGTCGCCACGGTGACCTGCGAACCCAACGGCGATGTCGCCCCGATCCATCACCGCATGGGCGTCATCCTTGCGCCGCACGAGTGGCTCATCTGGTGTGCGGGCAACATGGCCGAGGCCGTGAACCTCTGTCACCCATGGCCAGACGGGCGGCTGAAGCTCGCCCATGCCGAAGGCGTCGACTGGACCGGCGCCTGACGCGGCCTAGGTTTTACCCCTTGAAACCAAGGGAGAGAGACATGTCTGTTGCACGCGTTACCGAAATTATCTCATCGTCGACCAAGTCTTTCGAGGACGCCACCGAGAAGGGTGTCGCCCGCGCATCCGAGACGCTCAAGAACGTTCAGGGCGCATGGGTGAAAGACATGAAGGTGACGGTCGACGACGGAAAGATTTCCGAATACCGCGTCGGCCTCATGGTCACCTTCGTGCTTGACGACTAAGCCTCAGGAAACGGCCGCCGGCTTGGCCTTCGGGCGCTTGATAAAGCGCGGCTTGGCCTGCGTGGCCCCCCGGATCTCGTCAAC from Oceanicola sp. D3 includes the following:
- a CDS encoding dodecin family protein yields the protein MSVARVTEIISSSTKSFEDATEKGVARASETLKNVQGAWVKDMKVTVDDGKISEYRVGLMVTFVLDD
- a CDS encoding SOS response-associated peptidase, which translates into the protein MPGRLLLTRPAEEVGAAFGVEMPKGQGPRANIAPGQEIVVWDGAALRLMRWGMIPVGRVNARGRPVMETIVNARSETVFAKSAFTGVRRGVVPCDGWYEWTGKARRKQPWRIAPKDGGLLGFAAIWDVWKAPNGAELAEVATVTCEPNGDVAPIHHRMGVILAPHEWLIWCAGNMAEAVNLCHPWPDGRLKLAHAEGVDWTGA